A DNA window from Anas acuta chromosome 4, bAnaAcu1.1, whole genome shotgun sequence contains the following coding sequences:
- the LOC137855299 gene encoding sorting nexin-33-like has translation MALRARALYNFQSENREEISIQENEELVIFSEDSLDGWLQGTNSRGETGLFPASYVEILRSRAGSGYTESPGSPAGSPGHGSAFYASPPSVSYQGSFEDDDDDDWDDWDDACTVVEEPRGPPGANGHPSAGLQPPAPPYYGHQPAGYRAKPSLERQDSLSSSKRGSVVGRNLNRFSCFVRSGVEAFILGDVPLMSKIAEAYSIEMGARGPQWRANPHPFICSVEDPTKQTKFKGIKSYISYKLTPSNINSPVYRRYKHFDWLYNRLLHKFTVISVPHLPEKQATGRFEEDFIEKRKRRLILWMEHMTSHPVLSQYEGFQHFLCCRDEKQWKLGKRRAEKDEMVGASFLLTIQIPTEHQDLQDVEDRVDAFKAFSKKMDDSVLQLTNVASELVRKHVGGFRKEFQKLGNAFQAISHSFHMDPPYSSDALNKFFLGTVSFRSEVGLDDLEVSSNLEIL, from the coding sequence ATGGCGCTGCGAGCCCGAGCGCTCTACAACTTCCAGAGCGAGAACAGGGAGGAGATCAGCATCCAGGAGAACGAGGAGCTCGTCATCTTCAGCGAGGACTCTCTGGAcggctggctgcagggcaccAACAGCCGCGGCGAGACCGGCCTCTTCCCGGCCTCCTACGTGGAAATCCTCCGCTCCCGAGCGGGCTCCGGCTACACCGAGAGCCCCGGCAGCCCCGCCGGCTCCCCCGGGCACGGCTCGGCCTTCTACGCCTCGCCGCCGAGCGTCTCGTACCAGGGCAGCTTCGAGGATGACGACGATGATGACTGGGATGACTGGGACGACGCCTGCAcggtggtggaggagccccgcggccccccggGTGCCAACGGGCACCCCTCggccgggctgcagcccccggcgcCGCCCTACTACGGCCACCAGCCCGCTGGCTACCGGGCCAAGCCGTCGCTGGAGAGGCAGGACAGCTTGAGCTCCTCCAAGAGGGGCAGCGTGGTGGGCAGGAACCTCAACCGCTTCTCCTGCTTCGTGCGCTCGGGGGTGGAAGCCTTCATCCTGGGCGACGTGCCCCTGATGTCCAAGATCGCCGAGGCGTACAGCATCGAGATGGGGGCGCGGGGCCCCCAGTGGAGGGCCAACCCCCACCCCTTCATCTGCTCGGTGGAGGACCCCACCAAGCAGACCAAGTTCAAGGGCATCAAGAGCTACATCTCCTACAAGCTGACCCCCAGCAACATCAACTCGCCCGTCTACCGGCGCTACAAGCACTTCGACTGGCTCTACAACCGCCTGCTGCACAAGTTCACCGTCATCTCGGTGCCCCACCTGCCCGAGAAGCAGGCCACCGGCCGCTTCGAGGAGGACTTCATCGAGAAGCGCAAGCGGCGCCTGATCCTCTGGATGGAGCATATGACCAGCCACCCCGTCCTCTCGCAGTACGAGGGCTTCCAGCACTTCCTCTGCTGCCGCGACGAGAAGCAGTGGAAGCTGGGCAAGCGGCGGGCCGAGAAGGACGAGATGGTGGGCGCCAGCTTCCTGCTCACCATCCAGATCCCCACGGAGCACCAGGACCTGCAGGACGTGGAGGACCGGGTGGACGCCTTCAAGGCCTTCAGCAAGAAGATGGACGACAGCGTCCTGCAGCTCACCAACGTGGCCTCGGAGCTGGTGCGCAAGCACGTGGGGGGCTTCAGGAAGGAGTTCCAGAAGTTGGGCAACGCCTTCCAGGCCATCAGCCACTCCTTCCACATGGACCCCCCCTACAGCTCCGACGCCCTCAACAAATTTTTtttggggactgttagttttaggtcagaggttggactcgatgatcttgaggtctcttccaacctagaaattctgtga